In Oryzias latipes chromosome 15, ASM223467v1, the following proteins share a genomic window:
- the exosc5 gene encoding exosome complex component RRP46, with protein MEVSAPSNVSLREFGCEQSLLSRPDGSASFVQGDTSVMAGVYGPAEVKVSKEIYDRATLEVLVQPKVGLPSVRERSQEQCVRETCEEALLLTLHPRSSLTLVLQVLHDDGSLLSCCLNAACMALMDAGLPMSCLFCGVTCAISAYGQIITDPTSAQEKESRALMTFAIDSKERKVMMSSTKGSFSVHELQQCVAVSQRASERIFQFYRDSVRRRYSKSL; from the exons ATGGAGGTTTCTGCTCCTTCAAATGTTTCTCTCCGAGAGTTTGGCTGCGAGCAGAGTTTACTTTCTCGGCCGGATGGATCTGCGTCTTTCGTTCAAG GGGACACGAGTGTGATGGCTGGAGTTTATGGACCTGCTGAAGTAAAGGTCAGTAAGGAGATCTACGACCGAGCAACTCTGGAGGTGCTGGTTCAGCCCAAAGTTGGTCTGCCGA GTGTGAGGGAGCGCTCGCAGGAGCAGTGTGTGCGTGAAACCTGCGAGGAGGCGCTGCTGCTCACCCTCCACCCTCGATCTTCGCTCACGCTGGTCCTCCAGGTGCTGCACGACGACGGCTCT CTCCTGTCCTGCTGCCTGAATGCAGCCTGCATGGCCCTCATGGACGCAGGTCTGCCGATGAGCTGCCTCTTCTGCGGCGTGACCTGCGCCATCAGCGCATACGGGCAGATCATCACTGACCCCACCTCAGCTCAGGAAAAG GAGAGTCGAGCTTTGATGACTTTTGCCATCGACAGTAAAGAACGTAAAGTAATGATGTCATCCACCAAAGGATCCTTTTCCGTTCATGAG CTGCAGCAGTGTGTAGCGGTCAGCCAGAGAGCCTCAGAGAGGATCTTCCAGTTCTACAGAGACTCTGTGAGGCGGCGTTACTCCAAATCCCTCTGA